The segment GCCATCTAATCCTTTCCCGCGTGGTGTTTCATATATGATAGCTGAAACGCCATGACCTTGACAAGCAGATCCTTTGCCCTGGGTAATTCCTCGGGAGAGACCTCAAGAGTGATCAGTTCATCATAGCCCGTTTGACGGGCCGTGTTGAGCAGCCTTGCAATGGGAAGATCGCCTCTGCCCGGACAAAGATGACCCTTGAAGGCGCTGTAATCGCTCAGATGGATATTCTTAAGCCGTCCGGTGTTGAATATCTTGAGAAACGTAGCCACCGTATCGCAGCCGAAGGTAGCGAGATGGGTTATATCAAAGGTGAAGAAAAGGTTTCGCTCCATGGCGAAAGGTACAAGAGCTTCTATATCGTTCAGGACATAGGGCGAGAAAGTGCGGCGCTTTCCCAGACGAGGCATGTTCTCGATGGTGAGATGCATGGGCCCAAGATCGAGACGTTTCTGAAAGTCTTCGACGGTTTTAAACCACCGATAGAAGCCTATTTCCATGGCAAGCCATGAAG is part of the Syntrophorhabdaceae bacterium genome and harbors:
- a CDS encoding sugar phosphate isomerase/epimerase; its protein translation is MKFLLSTGCLYDLPIEDVFAYAREAAFDGLELVIDRNFDNRLYLARVAKCASTLPAMSVHAPFVNMKTWGGKVDRLKRAVEVARSLNARIVNFHPPSWLAMEIGFYRWFKTVEDFQKRLDLGPMHLTIENMPRLGKRRTFSPYVLNDIEALVPFAMERNLFFTFDITHLATFGCDTVATFLKIFNTGRLKNIHLSDYSAFKGHLCPGRGDLPIARLLNTARQTGYDELITLEVSPEELPRAKDLLVKVMAFQLSYMKHHAGKD